In Lentimicrobiaceae bacterium, a single genomic region encodes these proteins:
- a CDS encoding phosphatidate cytidylyltransferase yields the protein MSNLITRTLTGIVFVALIILSALYSTLAFTLLFFVFTILGINEFYKLVENHHYKPLRWMGCIGGALIFLLVSFCFLHIVPIKLLFLTPTPLFVLLFAELYRKNENPIQNLALSFMGILYVAVPFALMVSLFYPGFNFTNINNHIVLGYFLLVWLNDTMAYVTGMTLGRTRLFERISPQKTWEGTIGGGVFCLAGAYVLSVFFTNMNSWQWMVMAVVIVVTANLGDLTESLFKRSLFIKDSGTFFPGHGGILDRFDAVFGSVPFVFAYIHIIFS from the coding sequence ATGAGCAACCTGATTACCCGTACACTTACAGGAATAGTATTTGTCGCCCTTATTATCCTATCAGCATTATACAGCACGTTAGCATTTACTTTGTTGTTTTTTGTATTTACTATTTTAGGAATCAATGAATTTTATAAGCTGGTTGAAAACCATCACTACAAGCCTCTGAGATGGATGGGTTGCATCGGTGGAGCCTTAATTTTCCTATTGGTTTCGTTTTGTTTTTTGCATATTGTACCCATAAAGCTACTATTTCTTACTCCTACTCCCCTATTTGTGCTTTTATTTGCCGAGTTGTACCGTAAAAACGAAAATCCGATACAAAATCTGGCGCTGAGCTTTATGGGAATACTCTATGTAGCCGTTCCTTTTGCATTGATGGTATCGTTGTTTTATCCGGGTTTCAACTTCACAAACATAAATAATCATATTGTATTGGGCTATTTTCTGCTCGTATGGCTCAACGATACCATGGCATACGTTACGGGGATGACACTGGGTCGTACCCGGCTTTTTGAACGAATATCACCCCAAAAAACATGGGAGGGCACGATAGGCGGGGGAGTTTTTTGTCTGGCAGGCGCATACGTGTTGTCAGTGTTTTTCACGAATATGAATAGCTGGCAATGGATGGTTATGGCTGTTGTGATAGTGGTAACTGCCAACCTTGGCGACCTGACTGAATCGCTGTTTAAACGCAGTCTGTTCATAAAAGATTCCGGTACTTTTTTCCCGGGGCATGGGGGTATTCTCGATCGTTTCGATGCCGTTTTCGGCTCAGTTCCTTTTGTTTTTGCTTATATACATATTATTTTCAGTTAA
- a CDS encoding YjjG family noncanonical pyrimidine nucleotidase, with the protein MKQYKHIFFDLDKTIWDFETSSAQTFREIFVFEQLPQRGIASFEPFYEVYKHYNNLLWEQYRNGQIQKETLHVRRFLLALNDYGINDLALATRLADTYLARLPFKNNVFPGTHETLGYLSQKYVLHIITNGFEEVQYKKMETSDLRKYFTCIITSEDAGIKKPDPGIFFYAFRQTGAVAEQSLMVGDDLDVDVLGAKNAGIDQVFFNYNHVNHSNNTTYEIFTLSDLLKFL; encoded by the coding sequence ATGAAACAGTACAAACATATTTTTTTCGACCTGGATAAAACTATTTGGGATTTTGAAACTAGCAGTGCACAGACATTCCGTGAGATATTTGTTTTTGAACAATTACCCCAACGAGGTATCGCAAGTTTTGAACCTTTTTATGAGGTGTATAAACATTACAACAATTTGTTGTGGGAGCAATATCGTAATGGGCAGATACAGAAGGAAACATTACATGTCCGGCGATTTTTGCTTGCGCTTAATGATTATGGAATCAATGACCTTGCTTTGGCGACAAGACTTGCCGATACCTATTTAGCCCGTTTACCCTTTAAAAATAATGTATTTCCGGGTACACATGAAACATTGGGATATCTTTCTCAAAAATATGTTTTACACATCATAACCAATGGTTTTGAAGAGGTGCAGTACAAAAAGATGGAGACATCGGATCTGAGAAAATATTTTACCTGTATCATTACTTCGGAAGATGCGGGAATAAAAAAACCTGATCCGGGTATTTTTTTCTACGCTTTTCGCCAGACAGGTGCCGTTGCCGAGCAAAGTTTAATGGTGGGCGACGATTTGGATGTAGATGTCCTTGGGGCAAAAAATGCCGGAATTGACCAGGTTTTTTTTAATTATAACCATGTAAATCATTCTAATAATACAACCTACGAAATTTTTACCCTGTCTGACCTGTTAAAGTTTTTATAA
- a CDS encoding LUD domain-containing protein — MEESTSKEKVLKKIRNALIYKSDNPFPKTDFDSEIYQPMDDAPEIIFAEELTLAGGNFIYCENESDLIMQLRLFSEEKNWQPIFCLDEALQELLTFAKIPYTFEDKDFHDLKTACTRCEYLIARHGSVMVSSKHTSGRRLNVFPENHVVIAYTSQILPDLKQALITIKNKYNGNLPSFISVITGPSRTADIEKTLVMGAHGPRDLYVFLVEDNE; from the coding sequence ATGGAAGAAAGTACATCAAAAGAAAAAGTACTGAAAAAAATCAGGAACGCACTGATTTATAAGAGCGATAACCCTTTTCCCAAAACAGATTTCGATTCGGAAATTTATCAGCCAATGGATGATGCTCCTGAAATAATTTTTGCCGAAGAACTTACCCTGGCGGGCGGCAATTTTATTTACTGCGAAAATGAATCAGATCTGATAATGCAACTCAGGCTTTTCAGTGAAGAAAAGAACTGGCAGCCTATTTTCTGTTTAGACGAAGCCCTTCAGGAACTGCTTACATTTGCCAAAATACCCTATACCTTTGAAGATAAAGATTTTCATGATCTGAAAACTGCATGTACTCGTTGCGAATACCTGATAGCACGGCACGGCAGTGTAATGGTTTCATCGAAGCATACCTCGGGCAGAAGGCTCAATGTTTTTCCGGAAAACCATGTTGTAATTGCCTACACATCACAAATACTTCCTGATTTGAAACAGGCACTCATCACCATTAAGAACAAATACAACGGAAACCTTCCCTCTTTTATCAGTGTAATTACCGGGCCCAGTCGCACAGCTGATATCGAAAAAACATTGGTAATGGGCGCTCACGGACCCCGGGATTTATATGTTTTTCTGGTAGAAGACAACGAATAA
- a CDS encoding gamma carbonic anhydrase family protein translates to MALIKAIKGTLPVYGNNCWFADNATLIGDIVMGEDCSVWFNAVIRGDVHSIRIGNNVNIQDGAIIHCTYQKASVTIGNNVSIAHRAIIHGCTIHDNVLVGMGAIIMDHAVIHSNSVIAAGAVVLENTIVESGSVYAGVPAKKVKSINDSFLEEQVQRIANSYMMYAGWYSEENHKNE, encoded by the coding sequence ATGGCATTAATTAAGGCTATAAAAGGGACTTTGCCTGTTTATGGAAACAATTGTTGGTTTGCCGACAATGCGACATTAATAGGTGATATTGTTATGGGTGAAGACTGTAGTGTGTGGTTTAATGCGGTGATAAGAGGCGATGTACATTCGATTCGCATCGGCAATAATGTAAATATTCAGGACGGAGCCATCATCCATTGTACGTACCAGAAAGCATCTGTAACTATTGGAAACAATGTTTCCATTGCACACCGAGCCATCATCCACGGGTGTACTATCCACGACAATGTACTTGTTGGAATGGGCGCAATAATTATGGACCATGCAGTTATACATAGTAATTCGGTAATAGCTGCCGGAGCAGTGGTGCTTGAGAATACTATTGTGGAAAGCGGAAGTGTGTATGCCGGCGTTCCGGCAAAAAAAGTAAAATCAATAAATGACAGTTTCCTCGAAGAACAGGTGCAACGTATTGCCAACAGCTACATGATGTATGCAGGTTGGTATTCTGAGGAAAATCATAAGAATGAATAA
- a CDS encoding biotin--[acetyl-CoA-carboxylase] ligase, translating into MQFTILHLPELSSTHVYACEHITKEKFSEFTVVITDKQIAGRGMNTNSWESEPFMNLTFSVVLSPVFLPAAAQFVLNKTLALTVHDVVAALVKETVWIKWPNDIYINQKKVAGMLIHNAVQGETLSATVASIGLNVNQEVFKSNAPNPVSLKQITGVQYDLQLLLNTLMQRLMQRYEQLKTGKWDSLDSDYLRCLFRFRELAQYIYKNKRISARITGIDEFGRLMLEDTKQQAYLCEMKEIRFCL; encoded by the coding sequence ATGCAATTTACAATACTGCACCTGCCCGAACTGTCTTCTACTCATGTATATGCCTGTGAACATATTACAAAAGAAAAATTCTCCGAGTTCACGGTAGTCATTACTGACAAACAGATTGCCGGAAGAGGGATGAATACCAACAGTTGGGAAAGCGAACCTTTTATGAATTTAACTTTCAGCGTAGTGCTTAGTCCTGTTTTTTTGCCGGCTGCGGCACAGTTTGTTCTGAATAAAACATTAGCATTAACCGTGCACGATGTAGTGGCTGCTTTGGTAAAAGAAACAGTATGGATAAAATGGCCTAACGACATTTACATTAACCAAAAGAAAGTTGCAGGTATGCTTATTCACAATGCTGTTCAGGGAGAGACGCTTTCTGCCACTGTTGCAAGTATCGGGCTGAATGTTAATCAGGAAGTTTTCAAAAGCAATGCACCTAACCCTGTGTCGTTAAAGCAAATTACAGGTGTTCAGTACGATTTACAACTCTTACTCAATACACTGATGCAACGCCTGATGCAGCGTTACGAACAACTGAAGACCGGGAAGTGGGACAGCCTGGATTCAGATTATTTACGTTGCCTGTTTCGTTTCCGTGAATTGGCACAGTACATTTACAAAAATAAAAGAATCTCTGCCCGTATAACCGGAATTGACGAATTTGGCAGGCTTATGCTTGAAGACACAAAGCAGCAGGCATACCTGTGTGAGATGAAGGAAATACGGTTTTGCCTGTAA
- the ftsH gene encoding ATP-dependent zinc metalloprotease FtsH, which produces MPKGVRPKGKMNFYWIWILLLALFFIFQFNSWNGETKKVDWGKLKEMITAKDVQKIVLVNKEFAEVYIKKDKLSTDKYKDVRSRKTNTFGTGTATPQYIYTIGSVESFENDIKEAQKDLPETDKIYVINDNRHNWGSDILSWVLPIAFFIAAWFIIMRIMSRSSGGGGGGAIFNIGKSKAQLFDKDTNVSINFTDVAGLEEAKVEVMEIVDFLKNPTKYTSLGGKIPKGALLVGPPGTGKTLLAKAVAGEAKVPFFSISGSDFVEMFVGVGASRVRDLFKQAKEKAPCIIFIDEIDAIGRARGKNAITGANDERENTLNQLLTEMDGFGTNQGVIILAATNRADILDRALLRAGRFDRQIHVELPDLEERKAIFKVHTKNLKMDETVNTDFLSKQTPGFSGADIANVCNESALIAARNGKTSIDKQDFMDAIDRIIGGLEKKNKIISAQEKKVIAYHESGHAAVSWLLEYAHPLVKVTIVPRGKALGAAWYLPEERQITTYEQMLDEVTSALGGRAAEEVFFGKISTGALNDLEKVTKQAYSMVAFYGLNPRIGNISFYDSSGQAEYGFTKPFSEKTAQIIDEEISKLVESAYQRAKKLLNDHQEKLKQLAEILLKKEVIFREDLENIFGKRPWEDEKLLIESENGNGANTLPSPEILESKLTANNPQTDSPTGSTITPSDESPSETPNN; this is translated from the coding sequence ATGCCAAAAGGGGTTAGGCCTAAAGGGAAAATGAATTTCTACTGGATCTGGATTCTTCTGTTAGCCCTGTTTTTTATTTTTCAGTTCAACAGCTGGAATGGCGAAACCAAAAAAGTGGACTGGGGCAAGCTGAAAGAAATGATAACAGCAAAAGATGTTCAGAAAATTGTACTGGTAAACAAAGAGTTTGCTGAAGTATACATTAAAAAGGACAAACTTTCGACAGATAAATACAAAGATGTCAGAAGTAGAAAAACAAACACTTTTGGTACTGGTACTGCTACACCACAGTATATTTATACCATAGGGTCAGTTGAAAGTTTTGAAAACGACATCAAAGAAGCCCAGAAGGACCTTCCCGAAACTGATAAGATATATGTAATTAACGATAACCGCCACAACTGGGGGTCAGATATTTTAAGTTGGGTTTTACCAATAGCTTTCTTCATAGCAGCCTGGTTTATCATAATGCGGATAATGAGCCGCAGCAGCGGTGGCGGTGGCGGCGGCGCTATTTTCAATATCGGAAAATCAAAAGCACAATTGTTTGATAAAGATACCAATGTTTCAATTAATTTTACCGATGTAGCCGGGTTAGAAGAAGCCAAGGTGGAAGTGATGGAAATTGTTGATTTTTTGAAAAATCCGACAAAATACACCAGTTTGGGCGGTAAAATTCCCAAAGGCGCATTGCTCGTAGGTCCTCCCGGAACCGGGAAAACCCTTCTTGCCAAAGCAGTGGCTGGAGAAGCTAAAGTCCCCTTCTTCTCCATCTCAGGCTCCGATTTTGTGGAAATGTTTGTAGGTGTGGGTGCTTCAAGAGTAAGAGACCTGTTTAAGCAAGCCAAGGAAAAAGCTCCCTGTATCATTTTCATTGATGAAATTGATGCCATAGGACGCGCCCGTGGCAAAAATGCCATCACCGGTGCTAACGATGAAAGAGAAAATACCCTTAACCAATTACTAACCGAAATGGATGGCTTCGGAACCAACCAGGGAGTCATCATTTTAGCCGCTACCAACCGTGCCGACATCTTAGACCGAGCATTGCTCCGTGCAGGTCGCTTCGACCGCCAGATTCATGTAGAACTTCCCGACCTCGAGGAAAGAAAAGCAATTTTTAAGGTTCACACAAAAAACCTTAAAATGGACGAAACCGTCAATACCGACTTCCTTTCAAAGCAAACTCCGGGCTTTTCGGGAGCCGACATAGCCAACGTTTGTAACGAATCGGCACTCATAGCTGCCCGTAATGGCAAAACCAGTATTGACAAACAAGATTTTATGGATGCCATTGACCGTATCATTGGTGGATTGGAAAAGAAAAACAAAATTATCTCGGCACAGGAAAAAAAGGTAATTGCTTACCACGAGTCAGGTCATGCTGCAGTAAGCTGGCTACTCGAATATGCCCACCCTCTTGTAAAGGTAACCATTGTGCCAAGAGGCAAAGCTCTGGGGGCTGCATGGTATCTTCCCGAAGAACGCCAGATAACTACCTACGAACAAATGCTCGATGAAGTAACTTCAGCACTTGGCGGCAGGGCTGCTGAAGAAGTTTTCTTCGGAAAAATTTCAACCGGCGCCCTTAACGACCTTGAAAAAGTTACAAAACAGGCTTACTCTATGGTAGCTTTCTACGGATTAAACCCCAGAATAGGCAATATCAGCTTTTACGATTCCTCAGGACAAGCTGAGTACGGTTTTACAAAACCCTTCAGTGAAAAAACTGCTCAAATCATTGATGAAGAAATTAGCAAACTGGTAGAATCTGCATACCAAAGAGCAAAAAAACTACTTAACGACCACCAGGAAAAATTAAAACAATTGGCTGAAATTCTTCTGAAAAAAGAAGTGATTTTCCGTGAGGACCTCGAAAATATTTTTGGGAAACGCCCTTGGGAAGATGAGAAATTGCTGATTGAAAGCGAAAATGGTAATGGAGCCAATACCCTTCCCAGTCCAGAAATACTTGAAAGCAAGCTTACTGCCAATAATCCACAGACAGATTCTCCTACCGGTAGCACTATAACTCCGTCAGATGAAAGCCCATCCGAAACTCCAAACAACTGA
- the pyrE gene encoding orotate phosphoribosyltransferase yields the protein MKIKEETALKTAEFLLQIKAIKLDNAKPFTWASGIISPIYCDNRKTLSYPKIRTYLRQEFVKLIQEEFGTIDLIAGVATGAIAQGVLVAQELGLPFAYVRSSEKKHGLGNVIEGIAEKGQSVVVVEDLVSTGQSSLHAVEALREAGCTVKGMVAIFTYGLSNATENFAKAACPLFTLTDYDNLIKKALALDYIKEEDLQSLIKWRENPEKWAV from the coding sequence ATGAAAATTAAAGAAGAGACTGCGTTAAAGACTGCTGAATTTTTATTGCAAATTAAAGCAATTAAATTAGATAATGCCAAACCCTTTACCTGGGCATCAGGTATCATCTCCCCTATTTACTGCGACAACCGCAAAACGCTCTCTTATCCTAAAATCCGCACTTACCTCCGTCAGGAGTTTGTAAAACTGATACAGGAAGAATTTGGCACCATTGATTTGATAGCAGGTGTAGCCACCGGAGCCATCGCACAGGGAGTTCTCGTAGCGCAAGAACTGGGATTACCCTTTGCCTACGTGCGTTCTTCAGAAAAAAAACACGGGCTGGGTAATGTGATAGAAGGCATAGCAGAAAAAGGACAGTCGGTGGTAGTGGTAGAAGATTTGGTTTCTACCGGGCAAAGCAGCCTTCATGCCGTTGAAGCATTGCGCGAAGCCGGGTGTACGGTGAAAGGAATGGTGGCTATTTTTACTTATGGTCTCAGTAACGCTACAGAAAATTTCGCCAAAGCCGCCTGCCCACTATTTACCCTTACCGACTACGACAATCTGATAAAGAAAGCTCTTGCCCTTGATTATATCAAGGAAGAGGATTTACAGTCGCTGATAAAATGGCGCGAAAATCCTGAAAAGTGGGCTGTTTAA
- a CDS encoding T9SS type A sorting domain-containing protein, with translation MQYNLLNYGNYTSYCTTSNNNINNKDTYLQTIFSYIRPDILTVNEMAGSNTTAQRLLYNTLNCNGTTIYSKADYVNTNGSDLVSALYYNNLKIGIVNQYTIPTTYRDILIYKLFYKSPQLAVNHDTIFFVVIAAHLKAGSSTSDMQERAFETTALMNYLGSHSLHANRIVSGDFNLYGVSEQAYQNLINHSNTNIRFYDPVNKAGEWNGNSFYAPYHTQSTHTYSNDCFASGGLDDRFDFILVSQSIMNGIQQVQCLPQTYKAIGNDGLHFNDAIIDYPVNNNVPSNVLDALYNMSDHLPVTMKIKINPPGTGIDNPREINSFGINFSNPVQESLSIKIQTPSTRQLEIKILAITGQEFFTKKTNANPGENLLIFSVSSLKKGIYLLKVSDGRNILVKKLVKE, from the coding sequence ATGCAGTACAATTTGCTTAACTATGGTAATTATACAAGTTACTGTACCACATCGAACAACAACATAAATAATAAAGATACTTATCTGCAAACTATTTTTTCATACATCAGACCGGACATTCTTACCGTAAATGAGATGGCAGGGAGCAATACAACTGCCCAGCGTTTACTTTACAATACTTTGAATTGCAATGGCACAACCATTTATAGTAAAGCTGATTATGTAAATACAAACGGTTCTGACCTTGTAAGTGCGCTTTACTACAATAATCTGAAAATAGGTATTGTAAACCAATATACCATACCTACAACCTACCGCGATATCTTAATTTATAAGCTTTTTTACAAATCGCCACAACTTGCCGTTAATCACGATACCATTTTTTTTGTAGTGATTGCCGCCCATCTTAAAGCAGGAAGTAGCACTTCTGACATGCAGGAACGAGCATTCGAAACCACTGCTCTCATGAATTACCTTGGAAGCCATTCTTTACATGCCAATCGAATTGTATCGGGTGATTTTAATTTGTACGGAGTTTCGGAACAGGCTTACCAGAATCTTATTAACCATTCAAACACCAACATACGTTTTTACGATCCTGTTAATAAGGCGGGCGAATGGAATGGAAATTCATTTTATGCTCCTTACCACACACAATCTACACATACCTATTCCAATGATTGTTTTGCATCAGGCGGGCTGGACGACCGTTTTGATTTTATCCTGGTTTCGCAAAGCATAATGAACGGCATCCAACAAGTGCAATGTCTTCCACAAACATACAAAGCCATCGGAAACGACGGGCTGCATTTCAACGATGCTATAATTGATTATCCCGTAAATAACAATGTTCCTTCTAATGTACTGGATGCGCTGTACAACATGTCGGACCATCTCCCAGTTACTATGAAGATTAAAATCAATCCCCCAGGAACAGGTATTGATAATCCACGAGAAATTAATTCCTTTGGGATTAATTTTTCAAACCCCGTACAAGAATCATTGTCTATTAAAATACAAACTCCTTCTACCCGGCAACTCGAAATAAAAATTCTTGCCATTACCGGTCAGGAATTTTTTACAAAAAAAACCAATGCAAACCCAGGAGAAAACCTGCTTATTTTTTCGGTAAGCAGCCTTAAAAAGGGTATTTACCTTCTAAAGGTTTCCGATGGCAGAAATATACTGGTTAAAAAATTGGTAAAAGAATAA
- a CDS encoding SRPBCC family protein — protein sequence MTTLQSDIQLINAPAEKTFNYLSDFNHFSNLMPPQITNWKSTTDSCSFTIQGMADIAMQTKEKHPYSKIVISSGIQSKLAFDLIISLTENDNSQTQSCLTFEASLNPMMNMMLSKPLTNFINILNQQIKLVCERL from the coding sequence ATGACCACTTTGCAAAGCGATATTCAGCTAATAAATGCACCGGCAGAAAAGACGTTCAATTACCTTTCTGACTTTAACCATTTCAGTAACCTGATGCCACCCCAGATTACCAACTGGAAATCTACCACCGACAGTTGTTCGTTCACCATCCAGGGAATGGCAGATATTGCAATGCAAACCAAAGAGAAACATCCATACAGCAAAATAGTCATTAGTTCAGGCATTCAGTCCAAACTTGCGTTCGATCTCATCATCAGCCTTACTGAAAATGATAATTCCCAAACGCAATCCTGCTTAACTTTTGAAGCATCGCTTAACCCCATGATGAATATGATGCTGAGCAAACCCCTGACAAACTTTATTAATATCCTGAACCAGCAAATAAAACTTGTTTGCGAACGCTTGTAA
- a CDS encoding phosphatidylserine decarboxylase family protein has product MKIHKEGYRIILFALLIIVSLLLLVNYTFPSITPIHYLLYLGSLVVFILIVRFFRSPVVSVEINENHILSPADGKIVAIEEVFESEYFHEKRKVISVFMSVNNVHVNRYPLSGIVVFKRYHPGAFWFAWRPKSSTENERTTVVVENKDGQQVLIRQIAGGVARRIVCYARENDNVRQGGELGFIKFGSRVDVFLPLTAQIDIDLNQIVWGAKTILGRFSS; this is encoded by the coding sequence ATGAAAATACACAAAGAAGGATATCGCATCATATTGTTTGCCCTGCTTATTATCGTTTCATTATTATTGCTTGTTAATTACACTTTCCCTTCAATAACCCCTATTCACTATCTGCTTTATTTAGGCAGTTTAGTTGTATTTATACTCATTGTTCGTTTTTTCCGCAGCCCTGTAGTTTCTGTTGAAATTAATGAAAACCATATTTTAAGTCCTGCCGATGGCAAAATAGTAGCCATAGAAGAAGTATTTGAATCGGAATATTTTCATGAAAAACGCAAAGTAATATCGGTTTTTATGTCGGTGAACAATGTACATGTAAATCGTTATCCACTATCGGGAATTGTGGTTTTTAAGCGCTACCACCCCGGAGCATTCTGGTTTGCCTGGCGGCCAAAATCTTCCACTGAAAACGAAAGGACAACAGTGGTTGTGGAAAATAAAGACGGGCAGCAGGTGCTTATACGGCAAATAGCAGGCGGAGTAGCCCGGCGAATTGTATGTTATGCAAGAGAAAACGACAATGTACGTCAAGGAGGCGAATTGGGATTTATTAAATTTGGTTCACGGGTTGATGTTTTTCTTCCCCTTACTGCTCAGATTGATATTGATCTGAATCAAATAGTTTGGGGTGCAAAAACCATTCTCGGAAGGTTCTCCTCGTAA
- a CDS encoding NUDIX hydrolase, which yields MYTIFNNRKAVYFSDNVSGLDINEKTFVFTPASLDEIRDTYLGFEKSTQFDSLYCTGNRGAETNFGDFCTLFTIIEAAGGLVSNAKGQLLFIFRRGWWDLPKGKLEPGETPEEAALREVKEETGLNRLSLLYPLPSTWHIYPHRGSQVLKKTYWFAMQHTGNEKPVPQTEEDIQEVKWISPAELPQLLRLTYPSLVEMLKSSSEIQI from the coding sequence ATGTATACAATTTTTAACAACCGGAAAGCTGTTTATTTCTCCGACAACGTCAGCGGATTGGATATTAACGAAAAAACATTTGTTTTTACTCCGGCTTCGCTTGACGAAATCAGGGATACCTATCTCGGATTTGAAAAATCAACGCAGTTCGACAGCCTATATTGTACCGGAAACCGGGGCGCTGAAACCAATTTCGGTGATTTTTGTACCTTGTTTACAATAATAGAAGCTGCCGGTGGATTGGTTAGCAATGCAAAAGGGCAGTTACTATTTATCTTCCGCAGGGGCTGGTGGGATTTGCCAAAGGGAAAACTTGAGCCAGGCGAAACTCCTGAAGAGGCTGCCTTGCGCGAGGTAAAGGAAGAAACAGGGCTAAACCGGCTCAGCCTGCTGTACCCCTTGCCTTCTACCTGGCATATTTATCCGCATCGTGGCAGCCAGGTACTGAAAAAAACATATTGGTTTGCCATGCAACATACAGGTAATGAAAAGCCTGTTCCTCAAACTGAAGAAGACATCCAGGAGGTAAAATGGATTTCGCCTGCCGAATTGCCACAATTACTCCGACTTACTTACCCATCGCTGGTGGAAATGTTGAAAAGCTCGTCTGAAATTCAAATTTAA
- the rsfS gene encoding ribosome silencing factor translates to MPITETEALVQIAIRGIQEKKGKGIISLNLTGIKNAICDYFIICNANSRPQIEAIVNNVEKELRETAGVKPWFIEGRENAQWVLMDYIDVVIHIFTDDARAYYDLENLWADAGMKKYSSE, encoded by the coding sequence ATGCCCATCACCGAAACTGAAGCACTGGTACAAATTGCCATACGAGGAATACAAGAGAAAAAGGGAAAAGGAATTATAAGTTTAAACCTTACCGGAATAAAAAATGCTATCTGCGATTATTTTATCATCTGCAATGCAAACTCACGGCCCCAGATTGAAGCAATTGTAAACAATGTGGAAAAAGAGTTAAGGGAAACGGCAGGGGTTAAGCCCTGGTTCATAGAGGGAAGAGAAAATGCACAATGGGTCTTGATGGATTACATAGATGTTGTAATTCATATTTTTACCGACGATGCACGCGCATATTACGATCTGGAAAACTTGTGGGCAGATGCCGGTATGAAAAAATATTCCTCAGAATAA